From the Oncorhynchus nerka isolate Pitt River linkage group LG20, Oner_Uvic_2.0, whole genome shotgun sequence genome, one window contains:
- the LOC115102713 gene encoding spindlin-1-like, translated as MSKKRGRKRSSGELSESSGSSLSSTLDPNNLLGMRIEHIWREKGNLTKWKGTVLERLTVNTSLYMVKYDGFDCVYGIELFKDERVSNLQVLTEKVVNNKIKVPHDAPELVGKAVEHLFEKEDGEKNEWRGMVLSRAPIMTNWYYITYEKDPVLYMYQLWDDYKDGDLRILPEAENKHLLPADRKPGEETESLVGKQVEYVTDKGVKRTGLVIYQVPAKPSVYYIKYDDDFHIHVYDLVKTT; from the exons ATGTCCAAGAAAAGGGGCAG AAAGCGTAGCAGCGGTGAGCTGAGTGAGAGTTCAGGTTCGTCTCTGTCATCGACCCTGGACCCTAACAACCTGCTGGGCATGCGGATTGAGCACATCTGGAGGGAGAAGGGCAACCTGACCAAGTGGAAAGGCACAGTGCTGGAGCGCCTCACCgtcaacacctccctctacatggTCAAATACGACGGATTCGACTGCGTCTATGGCATTGAGCTGTTCAAGGATGAGCGAGTGTCCAACCTCCAGGTTTTAACAGAGAAAGTCG TAAACAACAAGATCAAGGTGCCCCATGATGCGCCAGAGCTGGTGGGGAAGGCTGTGGAGCACCTGTTTGAGAAGGAGGACGGTGAGAAGAACGAGTGGCGGGGCATGGTGCTGTCTCGCGCCCCCATCATGACCAACTGGTACTACATCACCTATGAGAAGGACCCTGTGCTCTACATGTACCAGCTCTGGGACGACTATAAGGACGGAGACCTCCGCATCCTCCCTGAAGCAG AGAACAAACACCTACTGCCTGCAGACAGGAAGCCAGGCGAGGAGACCGAGAGCCTTGTGGGTAAGCAGGTGGAGTACGTCACGGATAAGGGCGTGAAAAGGACGGGGCTGGTTATCTACCAGGTTCCAGCCAAACCCTCTGTCTACTACATCAAATACGACGATGACTTCCACATCCACGTCTACGACCTGGTCAAAACCACCTAG